From one Cytophagales bacterium genomic stretch:
- a CDS encoding YicC family protein encodes MIKSMTGFGTAANETKAITVTVEVKSLNSKYLDTNIRLPRIFSEKEIELKNLIEQRLGRGKINLYIEIRKKIASQPKTSINRALVKSYYKDLYETATLLGASEQGIFKMALGMPEVMNINQKDNGTIKEWNIITRTVNEALKKWDEFRKNEGKQLHNKINDYVKRIHQLLNSVEKQDPKRKKTIKEKIRSHLLEITKDDNFDHNRFEQEMIYYIEKLDISEEKVRLKQHLDYFTKTLHSKDDSGKKLGFIAQEMGREMNTIGSKANDATIQRFVVEMKDELEKVREQLLNIL; translated from the coding sequence ATGATCAAATCCATGACCGGCTTCGGCACTGCTGCCAATGAAACAAAAGCAATCACTGTCACAGTAGAAGTAAAATCCCTGAACTCTAAATATTTGGATACAAATATCAGGCTGCCCAGGATTTTTTCTGAAAAGGAGATAGAATTGAAGAATTTGATAGAGCAAAGGCTTGGCAGAGGCAAAATAAATCTCTACATTGAGATCAGAAAAAAGATCGCATCACAGCCAAAAACCTCTATTAATCGTGCATTAGTGAAATCCTACTATAAAGACCTGTATGAAACTGCCACGCTGCTTGGAGCTTCTGAACAGGGTATTTTCAAAATGGCGCTGGGAATGCCCGAAGTGATGAATATAAATCAAAAAGATAATGGTACTATTAAAGAATGGAATATTATTACCAGGACCGTAAATGAAGCGCTAAAAAAATGGGACGAATTCCGCAAAAATGAAGGCAAACAGCTCCACAATAAAATAAATGATTACGTAAAGCGTATCCACCAGCTTTTAAACAGCGTAGAAAAGCAAGACCCCAAACGAAAAAAGACCATCAAAGAGAAAATAAGATCTCATTTGCTGGAGATAACAAAAGATGATAACTTTGATCATAACCGGTTTGAGCAGGAAATGATATATTATATTGAAAAATTAGATATTTCAGAAGAAAAGGTCAGGTTAAAGCAGCATCTTGATTATTTTACCAAAACCTTGCATTCAAAAGATGACTCCGGCAAAAAATTAGGATTTATTGCACAGGAAATGGGCCGCGAGATGAATACGATTGGCTCAAAAGCCAATGATGCAACGATTCAGCGCTTTGTGGTAGAAATGAAAGATGAGCTGGAGAAGGTCAGGGAACAATTATTGAATATTTTATAG
- a CDS encoding type II toxin-antitoxin system RelE/ParE family toxin, whose protein sequence is MELKYSGQFNRDVAGCNRILSDEIGKTILKVKKAQDISQIQNLVKLRKYKVHYRIQIAKDYRIGVIIRGNKAWFMRFGHRNSIYKNFP, encoded by the coding sequence ATGGAGCTAAAATATAGCGGACAATTCAATAGGGATGTTGCAGGCTGTAACCGCATATTGTCCGATGAAATTGGCAAAACAATTTTAAAAGTAAAAAAGGCGCAGGATATTTCTCAAATTCAAAATCTCGTTAAACTCAGAAAATACAAAGTGCATTACCGGATTCAAATAGCCAAAGATTATCGTATTGGCGTTATCATTCGCGGAAACAAGGCCTGGTTCATGCGGTTCGGACACCGGAACTCCATTTACAAAAATTTTCCATAA
- a CDS encoding DUF2461 domain-containing protein, translated as MKNILKFLQTLKKNNNREWFLQNKEFFESTKNNFVDIVETLIAGIAKHDKGIAGLQAKDSIFRIYRDIRFSKDKTPYKTNFGANMTPGGKKSGKTGYYIHIEPGGGSFLAGGIYMPPSEQLKAVRQEIDYNIDEFKKIIQDKNFVKYFGSVTGEKLKKAPQGYPPDHPNIELLKFKSYIVMHKVKDTQLLDEGFIKYAVDVFGAMQPFNWFLNRAVVN; from the coding sequence ATGAAAAACATTCTAAAGTTTCTACAAACACTCAAAAAAAATAATAACAGGGAGTGGTTCTTGCAAAACAAAGAATTTTTTGAATCAACAAAAAATAATTTTGTTGATATTGTTGAAACATTAATAGCAGGAATTGCAAAGCATGACAAAGGTATAGCAGGGCTTCAAGCTAAAGATTCTATATTCAGGATATACAGGGACATCCGTTTTTCTAAAGATAAAACACCTTATAAAACAAATTTTGGCGCTAATATGACACCAGGCGGCAAAAAATCAGGAAAGACAGGCTATTACATTCATATCGAACCCGGTGGAGGTTCGTTTTTGGCTGGAGGAATATACATGCCTCCTTCTGAACAGCTAAAAGCTGTCAGGCAGGAAATAGATTATAACATAGACGAATTTAAAAAAATCATTCAGGATAAAAATTTTGTAAAGTATTTTGGATCAGTTACGGGTGAAAAGCTCAAAAAAGCGCCCCAGGGCTATCCCCCGGATCATCCCAATATTGAGTTGTTGAAATTTAAAAGCTACATAGTAATGCACAAGGTAAAAGATACCCAACTGTTAGATGAAGGCTTTATAAAGTATGCAGTTGATGTATTTGGAGCTATGCAGCCATTTAATTGGTTTTTGAATAGAGCAGTTGTTAATTAA
- a CDS encoding M20/M25/M40 family metallo-hydrolase produces the protein MIKILNIIIPFFYFFFIITPAPVISQNDAFKKIEIGKKARIHLSEAIKFKTISYQNRAQFDGKQFLQLHDFLKESYPNVHVTLKREIISDYSLLYTWRGRQPNLKPILLIAHIDVVPVEKGTESKWTHPPFDGAMEYPYAWGRGTLDDKSSLIAILEAVEFLLNDNFKPQRTIYLAFGHDQEIGGVQGAGKISKKLKSAHPVSTLKKGKIKGGIEFILDEGLFITEGIFPEIKEPVALIGTAEKGYLTLRLKVDDPDLGGHASMPPQQTAIGILSSAVHKLERKQLPAKLILPVKQMLKIMGDKMTGALKAAMKNPGVSAELIKKKLSETPATNALIRTTIAPTMFKGSGKENVLPAEAKVVINFRILPGETIKSTIDFVKKVINDDRIAIKTHPNANEPSKITSKETESYKLLEKTIKDVFPGVMVSPSLLPGGTDSKHYQSLTNNIFRFNPVKINQKDLKRIHGVNERISYDGYKDMIRFYYQLMWNAGKDF, from the coding sequence ATGATCAAAATTCTAAATATTATTATCCCGTTTTTTTACTTCTTTTTTATAATTACCCCGGCACCGGTAATTTCACAGAATGACGCGTTTAAAAAAATTGAGATTGGGAAAAAAGCAAGAATACATCTCTCGGAAGCCATAAAATTTAAAACTATTTCGTATCAGAACAGGGCTCAATTTGATGGCAAGCAATTTTTGCAGCTTCATGATTTTCTCAAAGAATCATATCCAAACGTACATGTTACCTTAAAAAGAGAAATAATTTCTGATTACAGTTTATTATATACCTGGCGGGGAAGGCAACCAAATTTAAAACCGATCCTGCTGATTGCCCATATTGATGTGGTTCCTGTAGAGAAAGGCACAGAAAGTAAATGGACCCACCCACCATTTGATGGAGCTATGGAATATCCTTATGCATGGGGCAGGGGAACTTTGGATGATAAATCTTCACTGATTGCTATCCTTGAAGCGGTAGAATTTTTGCTTAATGACAATTTCAAGCCCCAGCGAACCATTTACCTGGCTTTTGGCCACGATCAGGAAATTGGCGGGGTGCAGGGGGCTGGTAAAATAAGTAAAAAATTGAAGTCTGCTCACCCGGTTTCCACCCTTAAAAAGGGAAAAATAAAAGGAGGGATAGAATTTATTCTGGATGAAGGATTATTTATTACCGAAGGGATCTTCCCGGAAATAAAAGAGCCTGTTGCCCTGATAGGTACGGCAGAAAAAGGTTACTTAACGCTGAGGCTAAAAGTGGATGATCCTGACCTTGGCGGACATGCTTCAATGCCGCCTCAGCAAACTGCAATTGGTATTCTTAGCAGCGCAGTTCATAAATTAGAAAGAAAGCAATTACCTGCAAAACTTATTTTGCCCGTAAAACAAATGCTTAAAATAATGGGTGATAAGATGACCGGCGCTCTAAAAGCGGCTATGAAAAATCCTGGGGTTTCTGCTGAATTGATAAAAAAGAAGCTTTCAGAGACTCCGGCTACAAATGCGCTTATCCGTACTACTATTGCTCCAACGATGTTCAAAGGAAGCGGTAAAGAAAATGTATTGCCTGCTGAAGCCAAAGTGGTAATAAACTTCAGAATACTGCCCGGTGAAACAATTAAAAGTACCATTGATTTCGTTAAAAAAGTGATAAATGATGACAGGATTGCAATAAAAACACACCCCAACGCAAATGAACCTTCTAAGATCACAAGCAAAGAAACGGAAAGTTATAAATTATTGGAAAAAACAATTAAAGATGTTTTTCCCGGTGTTATGGTTTCTCCCTCTTTATTGCCTGGCGGTACTGACAGCAAACATTACCAGTCATTGACGAATAATATATTCAGGTTTAACCCGGTAAAGATAAATCAGAAAGACCTCAAGCGGATACATGGTGTTAATGAAAGGATATCCTATGATGGTTATAAAGATATGATCAGGTTTTATTATCAGTTGATGTGGAATGCCGGGAAAGATTTTTAG
- a CDS encoding DoxX family protein — MYKFNNMNKTIGVFLLRGLLALIFLMAGYGKVFKWGVEAVYSNYFEPYKETFLPEILLKFTAYYTSYIELAAGFLLLIGLFRNYCLYALASVLLIVSFGHGLADPIWDLHHVFFRAVFLIALLLLPNEWDRWSVDNFILNRK, encoded by the coding sequence ATGTATAAATTCAATAATATGAATAAAACAATTGGTGTCTTTTTACTAAGAGGATTGTTAGCATTAATCTTCCTTATGGCAGGTTACGGAAAAGTGTTTAAGTGGGGTGTTGAAGCAGTTTATTCCAACTATTTCGAACCATACAAGGAAACATTCTTGCCGGAAATACTTCTAAAGTTTACTGCTTATTACACTTCATACATAGAACTTGCAGCCGGGTTTCTTTTACTTATTGGGTTATTCAGAAATTACTGTCTATATGCTTTGGCAAGTGTCCTGTTAATAGTCTCTTTTGGGCATGGACTTGCTGATCCGATATGGGACCTTCACCATGTATTTTTCCGGGCTGTTTTTTTGATTGCTTTATTACTCCTTCCAAATGAGTGGGATAGGTGGAGCGTTGACAATTTTATTTTGAATAGGAAGTAA